Within the Tessaracoccus flavescens genome, the region GCATGGACGCCTACGCCTTTCCTGGCTGGGGAGACGCTGGCTGGATCGATCTGCGCCAGGAAGACTGGGTCGACATCGGCCCCCTTGCGCGTCAGGCGGCCCGAAGGTCCGCCCCCCTCACGCCGGGGATGGCGGTGAATCTGATCGCCGCCCAGAGGGCCTATCCGCCCGCCGCGGGCGACGAGTTGACCACCGCCGTGCGCGAGGCCTGGGAGCGCGGACTCCTCCGCCCGGGCGTTCCCGACGTCGGACTGCTCGACTGGCACCCCACGCCCACCGCGCTCGCCGCCTTCGCCCGCGTCTGCCTCGAGCTTGCCGAGGAGTCGATGCTCGCGCTCGTCTGGCCGCTGCTCGACGACCTCGTCACGCTCTCACTCCAGCGGCCGAAACTGCTCGCCGGGACGGCAGACCTCGTCCAGGCGATGCTGTCCCTGCTCCCCTCCGTCCGCCACGCCGTCTCCGCAGGCGCGACCGGCGCCGACGCGCTGGCCCTACCGGGAGTGCGTGCCCTGGCCGAGCGGGGTGGTTCGACACGTGCGGCGAAGCTCGCGCGGTCCCTCGTGGCCGACCTCCCAGCCGCAACGCCTGCCCCGATCCCGGCACAGGCGCCGCCGCCGCGTTCCGAGGCCGACCTGACCAGCAGGTGGACGCAGACGGACGCCGCGGTGCCAGTGATCGGCGACGGCGTGGGGTTCACGCTGGTCGAGGACGAATGGAAACGTATCTGTCTCGACGCGACGCTCCCGAGTGGTGAACGGTTCCTCTGGAACGGGGTCAGCGACTTCGAGCTCTTCGCGGGGAGACTGCCGGTGCGCTCCATCGCCGAACGCACGGCCCGGCATCCGGACCTGTGGCTGTGGCTCACGCCCCGCGACGGGAGCCTCTGGGTCGAGCCGATCGAGATGAAGGACGGCCTCCCCGTCCGCGACACCCGGCCCGAGGTGACGCCTACGGAACTGACCGTCGCGACGGTGGCCGCCCTCCTGGTGACCTGGTCCCGGGTGGGGGAGGCCGGGCACCGACGGTCCGGGTTTGACGAGTCCGCACCCCGCCCGACCGCTGACGGCGTGCGCGAGGCGATCCGCCTCCTGCTGGAGAAGGGCCTCAACCCGAGGCCCCTCGCGCGGCTGATCGACCTCGAGCCGACCTGGTTGCCCACCCTGTGGCCGGTGCTGGCGCAGGCGGTCAGCGCCGCCGCAACGCTGCAGAGGCTGCCGACCTGGCTCAACCCCGTGCTCGACACCGCGCTGTTCCTCTCGCCCCAACTGGTGGAGGCCAGGCGTCACGGCTGGATGCCTGTACTCGACGAGGCTTGGCCGGGGCTGCGCGAGCTCGCCCAGCGCAAGGGGACGGGCAAGGCCCTGATCAAGGCGCGCGAGCTGCTGGCCGAGCTGGAGTCGGCCTGACGCCGTGACCCGCCCCCGACTCCGCGTCCATCACCGAGATGAATTCCCCCCCGACGACGGGAAATCACGTCAATTCGCTTGAACGTTCTAGAATTCGCATCATGTCCGAAGTCATCGCCATCGACGAGTCCTCCTGGTCGACCGCGGATTGGGCGCTCGGCGCCCACCCGTCGGCCGAAGGGATGACCTTCGCGGTCTACGCGCCAGTCGCCACCCGAGTCCTGCTCGAGATCTACCCCGAGGCCATGGGTGCGTTCGCCAGCGCCTCTTTCCCCCTCGCCAAGGGCCAGGACGGGGTCTGGCGCGGCAAGCTCCAGGGCCTCCAGCTCAACGCCCTCTACGGCTACCGCGTCTGGGGCCCGAACTGGACCTATGACGAGGAGTGGACCCCGGGGTCGTCCGCAGGCTTCGTGGCCGATCTCGACGAGGCGGGCAACCGGTTCAACCCCAACAAGGTCCTCTTCGACCCGTACGCGCGCGAGATCACGCACAACCTGTACACGGACAAGCTCGCGAAGCTCGGCGTCAACGACGGCGTATTCGGAGGCGGAGGCGACGACGTCAACGGCGTGCCCCGTCGCCTGATCGACACCGCCATCTACGCGCCGAAGGGCGTCGTGATCGCCGACTACACCGAGGTGACGGCCAAGCCGAACATCCCGGGCGAGCGCACCGCCATCTACGAGGTCTCCGTCGACCAGGCGACCGCGCATCCGTCCTCGACCCGGCTCGGCGATCTGCTCGCCGACGAGCCCGGCTTCGGCGCCGTCGCCAACATCCCCGACGAGTACCGCGGCACCTACAAGGGCGTCGGCATGCTCGCCCCCTACCTCAAGGCGCTCGGCCTGACCACGATCGAGCTGCTGCCCGTGCACGAGACCAACGCCTCCGAGTCGGGCCGCGACTCGAAGACCAACTCGTGGGGCTACATGACGCTGGACTTCTTCGCGCCCAACCGGCTCTACGCCCACGACCAGAGCTGGGGCGGCCCGACGCGCGAGTTCAAGGAGATGGTCTCGGCCTTCCACGACGTCGGCCTCGAGGTCTACCTCGATGTCGTCTACAACCACACCGCCGAGGGCGGCAACTGGGGAGGCGACGTCAACACCGTCGGTTTCACGACGCTCGGCGGCTTCGCCACGGCGGAGTACTACCAGATGACCGAGTCGAAGACCCTCGTCGACGGCGCGACCGGGACCGGTAACCAGATCAACTACTCCTCCGACGTGGCGCGCCAGCTCGTCCTCGACTCGCTGAGGTACTGGACCGACGACATGCAGGTCGACGGGTTCCGCTTCGACCTCGCCACCGTGCTCGGCCGCCTTCCGGGCGACGCCGATCCCGAGGACTGGGGCAATCAGAAGCGGTTCTTCAGCGACCACCCGCTCCTGGTGGCGATCGCCGACTTCGCGAACGAGAACGACATCGAGGTCATCGCCGAGGCCTGGGATCTCTGGGGCTACGAGGTCGGAAACTTCCCCAAGGGCTGGGGCGAGTGGAACGGCCGCTACCGCGACGCAGTGCGCCGGTTCACCAAGGGCGACGGCAACGCGCCCGGCTTCGTCGACATGTTCAACGGCGACTACCACCACTTCCACACCTCGGGTGGGGCGCAGAAGACGATCAACTTCGTCGACGCGCACGACGGCTTCAACATGGCCGACCTGGTCAGCTACCAGAAGAAGAACAACGACCAGCCCTACCCCTTCGGCCCGTCCGACGGCGGATCCGACGACAACCTCTCCTGGGATTCGGGGGGCTCGCAGCCGCTTCGCCGCCAGCGCGTCCGCAACCTGTGGGCGATCCTCTTCCTTTCGCGTGGCGTCCCCATGGTCGTTGCGGGCGACGAGTTCGGCCGCACCCAGAACGGCAACAACAACCCGTGGGAGCTGCACTCGCTCGCCATGTGCAACAACTACGCCATGATCCCGACCAACGCCCCGCAGCGGGTGCCCGTCGAGGCAGGCGTCGAGGCGCAGTACCACGACAACTTCGGTGAGTTCGACACCGATGCCGACGTGAACGGGCTGTTCCGGTTCGCCACCTTCATCGCGAACCTGCGCCAGCGGCATGACGCCCTCCAGCAGAACCACTGGGGCGATCTGCTCGCCGACGACCAGGACGTGTCCTACCTCTTCCGCACCCCGTCCGGCCAGGGCCACCCGGTTGACGGGGACCGCGCAGTGGGTGTTTACATCAACTCTCCCGGCGACAACTTCTGGGTGATGATCAACATGGCGAGCGTGCCGATCACGTTCACCGCCCCCGAACTGGAGGTGGGAACCTGGCGCGCGCTGATCAACACCGATGTCAGCGAGGAGTCGCACTGCAACTACTGGCCGGAGGGCGAGGGCCCGAACGTCTCCGGCGCCGTTGAACTGCCTGCGTGGACGGTTGCCGTGTGGCAGGAGCGTTCGTCAGATCACCGCTGACCGAGAGCCGACCATCGGTCAGAATGGGCAGATGCCAAACGCTGCAGTCGTCTACAACCCGACCAAGCTCAAGCGCGACGCGCTTGACGAGGTGCTCGAGCTCGCCAGGAAGAAGGCGGGTTGGAGCGAGACCAGGTGGTACGAGACCGAGAAGGGCTCGCCCGGCACCGAACAGGCGCGACAGGCCGTCGAGGACGGCTGCGACGTCGTGATCGCCGTCGGCGGTGACGGGACGGTCCGTGCGGTCGCCGAGGGCCTCGCCGGATCGGACGTGCCGCTGGCGCTCGTCCCGCGGGGCACCGGCAACCTTCTGGCCAAGAACCTGAAGCTGCCGATCTACGACCTGCCTGCCGCCGTGCAGATCGCGCTCGAGGGCCCCAATCGTGACATCGATCTCGGCTTCGTGGACTGGAAGCGTCCCGAAGGCGAGGAGGAACGCAAGGCGTTCGTCGTCATCGCGGGCATGGGCCTCGACGCCCAGATCATGTCGTCGACGGACGAGGAGCTGAAGAAGAAGGTCGGCGTGCTCGCCTACGTGAAGGCCGGCATGACCGCCCTGCTGAAGGACCGTCGGATGCTGATCCAGTACCGCGTCGACGACGATTCCCCGAAGCAGGCGAAGGTGCACACGATCCTCGTCGGCAACGTCGGGACAATCGGCCACAACGTCACCCTGATGCCGGACGCCTCGGTCGACGACGGCCAGCTCGACATCGTCGCGGCCCAGCCAAGCGGGCCGTTCGGCTGGTTCCGTCTCGCGTGGCGGGTGCTGGTTGACAACACCCTGCTGCGCAAGGTCAAGCCCCGCAAGTGGCGCGACCGCGACGACAACGCCAAGGAGCTCAGCTACCGCCAGGCCAAGGAGGTCACGCTCGTGCTGCGCGAGCCTGAGGAGATTCAGCTCGACGGCGACCCCTTCGGCAAGATCCGCGCGGTGCGCGTCTCGGTCGAGCCGAACGGGCTCGGCGTCAAGATGCCGATGGGCTGGGCGCCGGGCCCCAAACACGCCGCCTGACCTGTGCACCTTGGCTCATCGCAGCCTCCCGCATCACAGTCAGAGGCTTGGGTTCGGCTCCCGCTGGGCCCTGCGGTTGCGCAGCCAACGCCAGCCCTTCCTCGCGAAGCGCAGCAGCACGATGGCAAGGATCACCATGATGATCAGCAGGATGCCCGCGACGACGGCGGCCGCCACCGGGTAGAGCACCGCGAGCGTCGTGACGCCGACCACGCCGACATCGCCGGCGAGGGAGGCCCCGACGTTGGTCACCGGCTCCGGGGAG harbors:
- a CDS encoding diacylglycerol/lipid kinase family protein, with product MPNAAVVYNPTKLKRDALDEVLELARKKAGWSETRWYETEKGSPGTEQARQAVEDGCDVVIAVGGDGTVRAVAEGLAGSDVPLALVPRGTGNLLAKNLKLPIYDLPAAVQIALEGPNRDIDLGFVDWKRPEGEEERKAFVVIAGMGLDAQIMSSTDEELKKKVGVLAYVKAGMTALLKDRRMLIQYRVDDDSPKQAKVHTILVGNVGTIGHNVTLMPDASVDDGQLDIVAAQPSGPFGWFRLAWRVLVDNTLLRKVKPRKWRDRDDNAKELSYRQAKEVTLVLREPEEIQLDGDPFGKIRAVRVSVEPNGLGVKMPMGWAPGPKHAA
- a CDS encoding alpha-amylase family glycosyl hydrolase gives rise to the protein MSEVIAIDESSWSTADWALGAHPSAEGMTFAVYAPVATRVLLEIYPEAMGAFASASFPLAKGQDGVWRGKLQGLQLNALYGYRVWGPNWTYDEEWTPGSSAGFVADLDEAGNRFNPNKVLFDPYAREITHNLYTDKLAKLGVNDGVFGGGGDDVNGVPRRLIDTAIYAPKGVVIADYTEVTAKPNIPGERTAIYEVSVDQATAHPSSTRLGDLLADEPGFGAVANIPDEYRGTYKGVGMLAPYLKALGLTTIELLPVHETNASESGRDSKTNSWGYMTLDFFAPNRLYAHDQSWGGPTREFKEMVSAFHDVGLEVYLDVVYNHTAEGGNWGGDVNTVGFTTLGGFATAEYYQMTESKTLVDGATGTGNQINYSSDVARQLVLDSLRYWTDDMQVDGFRFDLATVLGRLPGDADPEDWGNQKRFFSDHPLLVAIADFANENDIEVIAEAWDLWGYEVGNFPKGWGEWNGRYRDAVRRFTKGDGNAPGFVDMFNGDYHHFHTSGGAQKTINFVDAHDGFNMADLVSYQKKNNDQPYPFGPSDGGSDDNLSWDSGGSQPLRRQRVRNLWAILFLSRGVPMVVAGDEFGRTQNGNNNPWELHSLAMCNNYAMIPTNAPQRVPVEAGVEAQYHDNFGEFDTDADVNGLFRFATFIANLRQRHDALQQNHWGDLLADDQDVSYLFRTPSGQGHPVDGDRAVGVYINSPGDNFWVMINMASVPITFTAPELEVGTWRALINTDVSEESHCNYWPEGEGPNVSGAVELPAWTVAVWQERSSDHR